The Oryzias melastigma strain HK-1 linkage group LG6, ASM292280v2, whole genome shotgun sequence genome includes a window with the following:
- the rag1 gene encoding V(D)J recombination-activating protein 1: MAGRSLETDGPRSAVPDELHPPHSEYSQWKFKLFRVKSMERAPLPSETQSELGATPAVSAPAVSDKETGFGEAPASVMKLCLGGKSKENVEGPGRRVDMKLQEMDTHMNHLRCLCRICGTALRKVKGPVHEVHGKLEETSKCALRKMGCKFTSWPQIILSVFKVDVTEDAESIHPLFFCHRCCMVAIRGGGVCSFTRTKIPEWKPHSSHCHLCYPKKISFQRTGRKRRKVIPRAQSLAKRSRWDHSDSVSLEKKGLSQYGERQGPVLRAWRKAGLQREQWVRSITHCQKEHLSTKLISEKLPVDFIISLTCLVCDHLLCDPVQSPCGHLFCRSCIMKLTHVLGPHCPACNFSCTPDDLIPPPKTFLSALHSLLLLCPSDGCDEEVRLDSIKAHCLSHKLENGANRQTLEFDNYLLANKGGRPRQHLLSLTRRAQKHRLRDLKTQVKEFADKEEGGDVKSVCLTLFLLALRSSNEHRQADELEAMMQGRGFGLSPAVCLAIRVNTFLSCSQYHKMYRTVKATSGRQIFQPLHTLRAAEKELLPGFHLFEWQPALKNVSTSCNVGIINGLSGWTSSVDDCPADTITRRFRYDVALVAALKDLEEDIMDGLRESGMEDSACTSGFSVLIKECCDGMGDVSEKHGGGPAVPEKAVRFSFTIMSISVQAEDGDEEVTVFTEPKPNSELSCKPLCLMFVDESDHETLTAILGPIVAERDSMKHSRLILSIGGLQRSFRFHFRGTGYDEKMVREMEGLEASGSTYVCTLCDSSRAEAAQNMVLHSITRSHDENLERYEIWRTNPYSESADELRDRVKGVSAKPFLETQPTLDALHCDIGNATEFYKIFQDEIGEVYKKVNPSREERRSWRAALDKQLRKSMKLKPIMRMNGNYARKLMTMEAVEVVCELVPSEERREALRELMKLYLQMKPVWRATCPAKECPDQLCRYSFNSQRFADLLSSTFKYRYNGKITNYLHKTLAHVPEIIERDGSIGAWASEGNESANKLFRRFRKMNARQSKAFELEDVLKHHWLYTSKFLQKFMEAHKDSAKAFQATIDPVETLDEATIDPVETLDEDMSLEVPDL; encoded by the exons atgGCGGGAAGAAGCCTGGAGACAGATGGCCCCAGATCCGCGGTGCCTGATGAGCTCCATCCTCCGCACTCCGAGTACTCTCAGTGGAAGTTTAAGCTGTTTAGGGTGAAGTCCATGGAGAGGGCCCCTCTTCCCAGTGAGACACAGTCTGAGTTAGGAGCCACGCCGGCCGTCTCAGCTCCAGCGGTTTCTGATAAAGAGACTGGTTTTGGTGAGGCTCCTGCCAGTGTTATGAAACTGTGCCTTGGGGGGAAAAGTAAGGAGAATGTGGAGGGTCCTGGCAGGCGTGTGGATATGAAGCTTCAGGAAATGGACACCCACATGAACCACCTCAG GTGTTTGTGCCGCATCTGTGGCACGGCCCTGAGGAAAGTCAAAGGACCAGTGCATGAAGTTCATGGCAAGCTGGAGGAGACAAGCAAATGTGCGCTGCGTAAAATGGGATGCAAGTTCACAAGCTGGCCTCAGATCATCCTGAGCGTCTTCAAAGTGGACGTGACAGAAGACGCAGAGTCCATTCACCCGCTCTTCTTCTGCCACCGCTGCTGTATGGTCGCCATACGAGGAGGGGGGGTTTGTAGCTTCACCAGAACAAAAATTCCTGAATGGAAGCCTCATTCCTCCCACTGCCATCTTTGCTATCCAAAGAAAATTTCCTTCCAAAGAACaggaagaaaaaggagaaaagtcaTTCCCAGAGCGCAGAGTCTGGCAAAAAGGAGCAGATGGGACCACAGTGACAGCGTTTCTCTCGAGAAGAAAGGCCTGAGCCAATATGGAGAACGTCAAGGTCCTGTGCTGAGAGCGTGGAGGAAAGCGGGCCTCCAGAGGGAGCAGTGGGTCAGGAGTATCACACACTGCCAAAAAGAGCACCTAAGCACCAAGCTGATCTCTGAAAAACTTCCTGTGGACTTCATCATCTCCCTCACCTGCCTCGTGTGTGACCACTTACTCTGTGACCCAGTTCAATCCCCCTGTGGGCATCTCTTCTGCCGCAGCTGTATTATGAAATTAACCCACGTTCTGGGACCTCACTGCCCCGCCTGCAACTTTTCCTGTACCCCAGATGATCTCATCCCTCCACCCAAAACCTTTCTATCAGCCCTGCATTCCCTGCTCCTGCTCTGCCCTTCTGACGGTTGTGACGAAGAAGTCCGACTCGATTCGATTAAAGCCCACTGTCTGAGCCACAAATTGGAAAACGGAGCAAATCGACAGACATTAGAGTTTGACAACTACCTGCTTGCTAATAAAGGCGGAAGACCCCGCCAGCACCTGCTGTCACTGACCCGCCGGGCTCAGAAGCACCGGCTGAGGGACCTGAAGACCCAGGTGAAGGAATTTGCGGACAAAGAAGAGGGCGGCGATGTCAAGTCCGTTTGTTTGACCCTGTTCCTGCTTGCACTGAGATCCTCGAATGAGCATCGGCAGGCAGATGAGCTGGAGGCCATGATGCAAG GCAGAGGATTCGGTTTGAGTCCCGCTGTGTGTTTGGCTATCCGGGTCAACACTTTCCTGAGCTGCAGCCAGTATCATAAGATGTACCGCACTGTCAAAGCCACAAGTGGACGCCAGATCTTTCAGCCCTTGCACACTCTCCGAGCCGCCGAGAAGGAGCTCCTGCCTGGCTTTCACCTTTTTGAATGGCAGCCAGCCCTCAAAAACGTGTCTACATCTTGCAATGTTGGCATTATTAATGGACTCTCCGGGTGGACGTCATCCGTTGATGATTGCCCAGCTGACACCATCACTCGGCGTTTTCGCTATGATGTGGCACTGGTGGCAGCTTTGAAGGATCTGGAGGAGGACATCATGGATGGGCTGAGAGAGAGCGGGATGGAAGACAGCGCTTGCACCTCAGGCTTTAGCGTTTTGATCAAAGAGTGCTGTGATGGCATGGGTGATGTCAGCGAGAAACACGGTGGGGGACCAGCTGTTCCTGAGAAAGCTGTCCGCTTCTCTTTCACTATAATGTCTATATCTGTCCAAGCAGAAGACGGAGACGAAGAAGTGACTGTTTTCACGGAGCCTAAGCCAAACTCAGAGCTGTCCTGCAAGCCCCTTTGCTTAATGTTTGTTGATGAGTCAGACCACGAGACTCTCACAGCCATCCTGGGGCCGATAGTTGCAGAGCGAGATTCAATGAAACACAGCAGGCTCATCTTGTCCATTGGAGGCCTGCAACGCTCCTTTCGCTTCCACTTTAGGGGCACGGGTTACGATGAGAAAATGGTGCGTGAAATGGAGGGCCTGGAGGCCTCGGGGTCAACTTATGTTTGCACACTGTGTGACTCCAGCCGCGCAGAGGCTGCTCAGAACATGGTCTTACACTCCATCACTCGCAGTCACGACGAGAATCTTGAACGCTATGAAATATGGAGAACCAACCCCTATTCTGAGTCTGCTGATGAGCTGCGGGACAGAGTCAAAGGCGTGTCTGCCAAGCCGTTCCTGGAGACGCAGCCCACGCTGGACGCATTACACTGCGACATCGGCAATGCCACAGAGTTTTACAAAATCTTCCAGGACGAGATCGGAGAAGTGTACAAAAAGGTCAACCCCAGTCGAGAGGAACGGCGGAGCTGGAGGGCAGCCTTAGATAAACAGCTGAGGAAGAGCATGAAGCTCAAGCCAATAATGAGGATGAATGGAAATTACGCCCGCAAGCTAATGACCATGGAGGCTGTGGAGGTGGTGTGTGAGCTGGTGCCATCAGAGGAGAGAAGAGAGGCTCTCAGGGAGCTGATGAAGCTTTACCTTCAGATGAAGCCAGTGTGGCGGGCCACGTGCCCAGCCAAGGAGTGCCCCGACCAGCTGTGTCGCTACAGCTTCAACTCCCAGCGTTTTGCTGACCTCCTCTCCTCTACCTTCAAATACAGGTACAacggaaaaataacaaattaccTGCACAAGACCCTGGCTCATGTGCCCGAAATCATAGAGAGAGATGGGTCCATAGGGGCCTGGGCCAGTGAGGGAAACGAGTCGGCAAATAAACTTTTCCGGCGCTTCAGGAAGATGAATGCTCGTCAGTCAAAGGCCTTTGAGCTGGAGGACGTCCTGAAGCACCACTGGCTCTACACTTCCAAGTTCCTGCAGAAGTTTATGGAGGCTCACAAGGACTCTGCTAAAGCTTTCCAGGCCACCATCGACCCAGTGGAGACCCTAGATGAGGCCACTATCGACCCAGTAGAGACCCTAGATGAGGACATGTCTCTTGAAGTTCctgatttatga
- the rag2 gene encoding V(D)J recombination-activating protein 2 has protein sequence MSLQPLTPVNCAGLLQPGCSLLQLDGEVLLFGQKGWPKRSCPTGVFGVRFKKNEIKLRAISFSNDSCYLPPLRCPAVCRLDPYDGLPESYLIHGGRTPNNEIASSLYLLTVDSRGCNRKLTLKCIEKELVGDVPGARYGHTMSMVQSRGKTACVLFGGRSYMPVGERTTESWNSVVDCPPQVFLFDLEFGCSSAHTLPELSDGQSFHLALSREDSVYFIGGHSLSSDSRPPRLYRLRVELLQGSPLLSCETLDTSLSISSAIITRTGPAHRYVILGGYQSDSQKRMECSAVVLDVKGIHFETLDPPKWTPDIIHSRTWFGGSSGEGRILLAVPTEGRPSQPDTHYFYHVSFQTDGEGQDEEGLQACSQESTDYDNSTPLEDSEELYFGREPHELEDSSDGEEDTYNEDDEEDESQTGYWIKCCLGCQVDPNTWEPYYSTELHRPAMIFCSRGEGGHWVHAQCMELSETLLVKLSQGNKKYFCLDHGGLPYQEMTPPRQTMPLKRTPMKVKDRKTLMIKMSPSKKRFFKRLF, from the coding sequence ATGAGTCTGCAGCCACTGACTCCAGTGAACTGTGCAGGCCTCCTGCAGCCTGGCTGCTCCCTCCTACAGCTCGATGGGGAAGTTCTCTTGTTTGGCCAGAAGGGATGGCCCAAGCGCTCGTGTCCAACAGGTGTATTTGGTGTACGCTTTAAAAAGAATGAGATAAAGCTGAGGGCCATTTCTTTCTCCAATGACTCGTGCTACCTGCCCCCGCTACGCTGCCCTGCTGTCTGCCGGCTCGACCCCTACGACGGCCTACCAGAGAGCTATCTCATCCATGGCGGCCGGACCCCGAATAATGAAATCGCCTCCAGCCTGTACCTGCTGACTGTGGACAGCCGTGGTTGCAACCGCAAACTGACCCTTAAGTGCATTGAGAAGGAGCTGGTGGGAGATGTGCCGGGGGCTCGGTACGGCCACACCATGAGCATGGTTCAAAGCCGGGGAAAGACAGCATGCGTGTTGTTTGGCGGGAGGTCCTACATGCCAGTAGGAGAACGAACCACTGAGAGCTGGAACAGTGTTGTCGACTGTCCTCCCCAGGTTTTCCTCTTTGACCTTGAGTTTGGGTGCTCCTCTGCTCACACTCTACCGGAGCTCAGTGATGGACAGTCGTTCCATTTGGCTCTTTCCAGAGAGGACAGCGTGTACTTCATCGGGGGCCACTCACTCTCCTCCGACTCACGTCCACCTCGTCTGTATCGCCTGCGTGTCGAGCTCCTGCAGGGCAGCCCGCTGCTGTCCTGCGAGACCCTGGACACGAGCTTGTCCATCTCTAGTGCCATAATCACTCGCACAGGTCCCGCTCACAGATACGTCATCTTGGGGGGATATCAGTCAGACTCTCAGAAGAGGATGGAGTGCAGCGCTGTTGTATTGGATGTGAAGGGAATCCACTTTGAGACTCTAGACCCACCCAAGTGGACTCCAGATATTATTCATAGTCGCACCTGGTTTGGGGGGAGCTCTGGAGAAGGTCGCATCCTACTGGCTGTTCCCACTGAAGGACGCCCGTCCCAGCCGGACACGCATTATTTTTATCATGTGAGCTTCCAAACAGATGGAGAAGGCCAGGATGAAGAAGGACTCCAGGCCTGCAGCCAGGAGTCAACAGATTATGACAATTCTACCCCGCTTGAAGACTCAGAGGAGCTCTACTTTGGTCGGGAGCCACATGAGCTGGAGGACAGCAGCGACGGAGAGGAGGACACCTACAACGAAGACGATGAGGAGGACGAGTCACAAACAGGCTACTGGATCAAATGCTGCCTGGGCTGTCAGGTGGACCCCAACACGTGGGAGCCATACTACTCCACAGAGCTCCACCGCCCCGCCATGATCTTCTGCtccaggggggaggggggtcactGGGTCCACGCCCAATGCATGGAGCTGTCAGAGACCCTGTTAGTTAAGCTTTCTCAAGGCAACAAAAAGTACTTCTGTCTGGATCACGGAGGCCTGCCCTACCAGGAGATGACCCCACCTCGACAAACCATGCCCCTGAAACGCACACCCATGAAggtgaaagacagaaaaactctGATGATCAAAATGTCCCCAAGCAAAAAGCGCTTCTTCAAAAGGCTTTTTTAA